A genome region from Ligilactobacillus cholophilus includes the following:
- a CDS encoding class II fumarate hydratase — protein MENYRIESDTIGEVKIPANALWGPQTERSRQNFPTGPLMPLAIIKAMLNIKKAAALANSEQDNLEKEKANLIVEAVDLLLALPDSKLQQHFPLHIYQTGSGTQTNMNVNEVVAHQTAKLNSNITILPNDDVNRSQSSNDTFPTAMNVVASVELKELFESVQHLIDLLTEKQDKYWKIVKIGRTHLQDATPLTFGQEISGWISMLEHDLQYLEELSGTLNELAIGGTAVGTGLNAPTGFAEKFTNHLNQIYNGHFTSHVNKFYSLAAHSGLDVVHGAIKTLASDLLKIANDVRFLASGPRAGYNELNIPANEPGSSIMPGKVNPTQAEALTMAAVKVMGNDTTITIASSQGNFEMNVYKPVIIATFLESIELLSGTIRGFSDKMIKGLTINQKRMKELVDHSLMTVTALTPHIGYHASAEIAQLAEKENLTLKEAALKSGKVSEEQFDKWIDPLKMTNYMK, from the coding sequence ATGGAAAACTATCGTATTGAATCAGATACCATTGGGGAAGTTAAAATTCCAGCGAATGCATTATGGGGTCCACAAACAGAAAGAAGTCGTCAAAATTTCCCAACAGGACCATTGATGCCATTAGCTATTATTAAAGCAATGCTTAATATAAAAAAAGCTGCTGCATTAGCAAACTCTGAACAAGATAATTTAGAAAAAGAGAAAGCAAATCTAATTGTAGAAGCTGTTGATTTACTTTTAGCATTACCTGATTCAAAATTACAACAACATTTTCCATTACACATATATCAAACAGGATCAGGAACGCAAACAAATATGAATGTTAATGAAGTAGTTGCTCATCAAACAGCAAAATTGAATTCCAATATTACTATTTTGCCAAATGATGATGTCAATCGATCACAAAGTTCAAATGATACTTTTCCTACCGCAATGAATGTTGTTGCTAGTGTTGAACTAAAAGAATTATTTGAGTCAGTACAACATTTAATTGATTTATTAACTGAAAAACAAGATAAGTATTGGAAAATAGTTAAAATTGGCCGAACTCATTTACAAGATGCAACTCCACTTACATTTGGTCAAGAAATAAGCGGGTGGATCAGTATGCTTGAACATGATTTACAATATTTAGAAGAACTTTCTGGTACACTTAATGAATTAGCAATTGGAGGCACAGCAGTTGGAACTGGATTAAATGCTCCCACTGGATTTGCTGAAAAGTTCACTAATCATTTAAATCAAATTTATAATGGACACTTTACCTCGCATGTCAATAAATTCTACAGTCTTGCTGCTCACTCTGGGTTAGATGTTGTTCATGGTGCAATCAAAACTTTAGCAAGTGATCTGTTAAAAATTGCTAATGATGTTAGATTTTTAGCGAGCGGGCCACGGGCAGGATATAATGAGTTGAATATTCCAGCAAATGAACCAGGATCATCTATTATGCCTGGAAAAGTTAATCCTACACAAGCAGAAGCTTTAACAATGGCTGCTGTAAAAGTAATGGGGAATGACACAACAATTACAATTGCTAGTTCACAAGGAAACTTTGAAATGAATGTCTATAAACCAGTTATAATTGCCACATTTTTGGAATCTATTGAATTACTATCTGGAACAATTCGTGGATTTTCAGATAAAATGATTAAAGGATTAACAATTAATCAAAAAAGAATGAAAGAATTAGTAGATCATTCATTAATGACAGTTACTGCATTAACGCCTCATATTGGATATCATGCAAGTGCAGAAATTGCACAACTTGCTGAAAAAGAAAATCTAACGTTAAAAGAGGCTGCATTAAAATCTGGAAAAGTTTCAGAAGAACAATTCGATAAATGGATTGATCCATTAAAAATGACAAATTATATGAAGTAG
- a CDS encoding SAM-dependent methyltransferase, which yields MLDSMVFKSILSHSFDFPVKVNYADGTTKQYGGNGIPEAIITFHDNIPIKKLIKSPSICLGEAYMNGIIDIKGSIQKIIASAYRSEGSFLRNAHIKKYHPHQNHSEKKNQADIHSHYDIGDDFYKLWLDKTMTYSCAYFENANDSLYQAQMNKIHHILKKLNPKPNKTLLDIGCGWGTLMLTAAQEYNLNVTGITLSEKQFNYVNNQIQKLGLQDKAKVILEDYRELKHAPFDYITSVGMFEHVGHKELPNYFKIIDKYLKNNGVAVIHGITRQQGGASNAWLDKYIFPGGYIPGLVENVTDIVKSRLQLSDLESLRRHYQHTLEIWDKNFNEHRTEIIKLMGERFTRMWDLYLQACAASFEAGNIDVMQFQLTKGPSGINLPMTREYMN from the coding sequence ATGTTAGATAGCATGGTTTTTAAAAGCATTTTAAGTCATTCATTTGATTTTCCGGTAAAAGTTAATTATGCAGATGGAACCACAAAACAATATGGGGGAAATGGTATTCCAGAAGCAATAATTACCTTTCATGATAATATTCCAATAAAAAAATTAATTAAAAGCCCTTCTATTTGTTTAGGCGAAGCATATATGAATGGAATTATTGATATAAAGGGTTCAATTCAAAAAATTATTGCATCAGCGTATCGTTCTGAGGGTAGTTTTTTAAGAAATGCACATATTAAAAAGTACCATCCACATCAAAACCATTCTGAAAAGAAAAATCAAGCTGATATACATAGTCACTATGATATTGGAGATGATTTTTATAAATTATGGTTGGATAAAACAATGACATATTCATGTGCATATTTTGAAAACGCAAATGATTCACTATATCAAGCTCAAATGAATAAAATTCATCATATTTTGAAAAAATTAAATCCTAAACCTAATAAAACTTTATTAGATATTGGATGTGGCTGGGGAACTCTAATGTTGACTGCCGCACAGGAATATAATCTAAATGTTACAGGAATTACATTAAGCGAAAAACAATTTAATTACGTAAATAATCAAATTCAAAAATTGGGATTACAAGATAAAGCTAAAGTCATATTGGAGGATTATCGTGAATTAAAACATGCCCCATTTGACTATATTACAAGTGTTGGTATGTTTGAACATGTTGGACATAAAGAATTACCAAATTATTTTAAAATTATTGATAAATATCTAAAAAATAATGGTGTCGCTGTTATACATGGAATTACACGCCAACAAGGTGGCGCTTCAAATGCATGGTTAGATAAGTATATTTTCCCTGGCGGATATATTCCAGGTTTAGTTGAAAATGTGACTGATATCGTGAAATCACGATTACAACTTTCTGATTTAGAAAGTCTAAGACGCCATTATCAACATACATTAGAAATTTGGGATAAGAATTTTAATGAACATCGTACGGAAATCATTAAATTGATGGGTGAACGTTTTACTCGAATGTGGGATTTATATTTACAAGCATGTGCAGCTTCATTTGAAGCAGGTAATATCGATGTAATGCAATTTCAATTAACTAAAGGACCAAGTGGAATTAATCTTCCGATGACTCGAGAATATATGAATTAA
- the metK gene encoding methionine adenosyltransferase codes for MSEKYLFTSESVSEGHPDKIADQISDAILDAVLKQDPQARVACETTVTTGLVIVVGEMSTSAYVDIQKIVRNTINEIGYVNGKFGFDGDSCAVLTAIDEQSPDIAQGVDESIEMREGNSDSLDQIGAGDQGMMFGYAINETPELMPMPIMLSHKLMRKLAQLRKDKTLDYLGPDAKAQVTVEYDENHKVDRVDTVVLSTQHLPEVSLDQIRKDVIEKVIKKVIPNELLDDKTKIFVNPTGRFVIGGPHGDSGLTGRKIIVDTYGGAAHHGGGAFSGKDATKVDRSASYAARYIAKNIVAAKLADEVEVQIAYAIGVAEPVSISVNTFGTGKVSENKLAEAIRKVFDLRPAGIIKMLDLRRPIYKQTAAYGAFGRDDLDLPWEKTDKVDELKKSLND; via the coding sequence ATGTCAGAAAAATATTTATTTACTTCAGAATCTGTTTCTGAAGGTCATCCAGATAAAATTGCTGATCAAATTAGTGACGCAATTTTAGATGCAGTTTTAAAACAAGATCCACAAGCACGTGTTGCCTGTGAAACAACCGTTACAACAGGTCTAGTAATTGTTGTAGGTGAAATGTCAACATCAGCATATGTTGATATCCAAAAAATCGTTCGAAACACAATCAACGAAATTGGTTATGTTAACGGTAAATTTGGATTTGACGGAGATTCATGCGCTGTTCTAACTGCAATTGATGAACAATCTCCAGATATTGCTCAAGGGGTTGATGAATCAATTGAAATGCGCGAAGGTAATTCAGATTCACTTGATCAAATTGGAGCAGGAGATCAAGGTATGATGTTTGGATATGCAATTAATGAAACTCCAGAGTTAATGCCTATGCCTATTATGCTTAGTCATAAATTAATGCGAAAATTGGCACAATTACGTAAAGATAAGACATTAGACTACTTAGGCCCAGATGCAAAAGCTCAAGTAACTGTCGAATACGACGAAAATCATAAAGTAGATCGTGTTGATACTGTAGTACTATCAACTCAACATTTACCTGAAGTTTCACTAGACCAAATTCGCAAAGATGTGATTGAAAAGGTAATAAAGAAGGTAATTCCTAATGAATTACTAGATGATAAAACTAAAATCTTTGTTAACCCAACTGGTCGTTTTGTAATTGGAGGACCACATGGGGATTCTGGATTGACAGGTCGTAAAATCATCGTAGATACATATGGTGGTGCAGCCCATCATGGTGGTGGTGCATTTTCTGGAAAAGATGCTACTAAAGTAGATCGTTCAGCAAGTTATGCAGCACGATATATTGCTAAAAATATTGTTGCAGCTAAATTAGCTGACGAAGTTGAAGTTCAAATTGCTTATGCTATTGGTGTTGCTGAACCAGTTTCAATTTCTGTAAATACATTTGGCACAGGAAAAGTAAGTGAAAACAAACTTGCTGAAGCTATTCGTAAAGTATTTGATTTACGTCCAGCAGGCATAATTAAAATGCTTGATTTACGTCGGCCAATTTATAAGCAAACTGCCGCATATGGTGCTTTTGGACGCGATGATTTAGATTTACCATGGGAAAAAACAGACAAAGTTGATGAATTAAAAAAATCATTAAATGACTAA